A single genomic interval of Koleobacter methoxysyntrophicus harbors:
- a CDS encoding ABC transporter ATP-binding protein, producing MNIIELKNVTKEYNTFRALDGINLEVKQGTIFGYIGPNGAGKTTTIKLMLGMIKPTSGEVRVFGCDVSRGDREFLREIGYVPETDQLYGYMTMKELIEFSRGFYGKWNDGLVSKYLEQFNLPLNLRISNFSKGMKVKAALLLAIAHEPKLLVLDEPTSGMDPIFRREFLNVIMEEITLQGRTVFFSSHIIDDVERVADVIGIINRGKLVKNKSIDDFKKNEKKIRVVFQKEVPEGFFDEKGIVDVEKVGKGYIITVSENLEGIYEKCRAYPHFALEVIHQNLEDVLIDIAGRENNDE from the coding sequence GTGAATATAATAGAATTAAAAAATGTAACAAAAGAATACAATACCTTCAGGGCACTGGATGGAATAAACCTGGAGGTTAAACAGGGCACCATATTCGGATATATCGGGCCTAATGGGGCCGGCAAGACCACAACTATAAAGCTGATGCTGGGGATGATAAAACCTACATCAGGGGAAGTAAGGGTTTTCGGTTGTGATGTTTCGCGAGGGGACAGGGAATTTCTCAGGGAAATCGGTTATGTGCCGGAAACAGATCAGCTTTACGGTTATATGACCATGAAGGAGCTGATTGAGTTCAGCAGGGGTTTTTACGGGAAATGGAACGACGGGCTGGTCAGCAAGTATCTTGAACAGTTTAATTTGCCCCTGAATTTGAGAATATCTAATTTTTCCAAAGGGATGAAGGTAAAGGCGGCCCTCTTGCTTGCCATCGCCCATGAGCCGAAGCTGTTGGTCCTAGATGAACCCACCAGCGGTATGGACCCGATTTTCAGGAGGGAATTTCTGAACGTAATAATGGAAGAGATAACCCTACAGGGAAGGACGGTATTTTTTTCATCCCATATCATAGATGATGTGGAAAGGGTTGCCGATGTTATCGGGATAATAAACAGAGGTAAACTGGTAAAAAATAAGTCTATAGATGACTTTAAGAAGAATGAAAAGAAGATAAGGGTGGTGTTCCAGAAGGAGGTACCCGAGGGATTTTTTGATGAAAAGGGCATAGTAGACGTTGAAAAGGTGGGTAAGGGCTATATAATTACTGTTAGCGAAAATTTAGAAGGAATCTATGAGAAATGCAGAGCATACCCCCATTTTGCCCTGGAGGTTATTCATCAGAACCTGGAAGATGTGCTTATTGATATTGCGGGGAGGGAGAATAATGATGAATAA
- a CDS encoding GntR family transcriptional regulator: MWFYIDPDSPVPIYIQIKQQIKKAAAGGVFKPGEKLPSVRELARELTVNPNTVSKAYQELENEGVIIKERGIGMFVSAGQTAESKEDRIESVADILEKLFIEAYHLNLTSSELKALFEEYLARWSGKLDDRG; encoded by the coding sequence ATGTGGTTTTATATAGACCCCGACAGCCCTGTGCCGATCTATATTCAGATAAAACAGCAGATAAAAAAGGCTGCTGCCGGTGGGGTTTTTAAACCCGGGGAGAAACTTCCATCTGTACGGGAACTTGCCAGGGAATTGACGGTAAACCCTAATACCGTATCAAAGGCATATCAGGAACTGGAAAATGAGGGGGTTATCATAAAGGAGCGTGGTATAGGGATGTTTGTTTCAGCGGGTCAGACGGCGGAATCGAAAGAAGACAGGATAGAGTCGGTGGCTGATATCCTGGAAAAACTATTCATTGAAGCATATCACTTGAATTTAACCAGCAGTGAACTAAAGGCCCTTTTTGAAGAATATTTAGCCCGCTGGTCGGGAAAATTGGATGATAGGGGTTGA
- the hepT gene encoding type VII toxin-antitoxin system HepT family RNase toxin, with protein sequence MVKREVILKKTNLIRYHLGRIISKSSVSMEQFLKDEDIKDIVCHNLFIVLQYIIDICNHIISDEGMKEPVFLSDIADILAKEKVIREELIVPLKNMIRLRNLLAHQYGDIDFKAIYNITKYNLKDIYVFLDDIIYYTKL encoded by the coding sequence ATGGTTAAAAGAGAAGTTATCTTAAAAAAGACGAATTTAATAAGATATCATTTAGGTAGAATTATATCGAAAAGCAGTGTTTCTATGGAACAATTTTTAAAAGATGAAGATATAAAAGACATTGTATGCCATAATTTGTTTATTGTGTTGCAATATATTATAGATATTTGCAATCATATTATTTCTGATGAAGGCATGAAAGAACCTGTTTTCCTATCCGATATAGCGGATATTTTAGCAAAAGAGAAAGTAATAAGGGAAGAACTTATTGTGCCTTTAAAAAATATGATAAGATTAAGAAATTTACTTGCCCATCAGTATGGAGATATAGATTTTAAAGCGATATATAACATCACCAAATATAACTTGAAAGACATATATGTTTTTTTAGATGATATTATTTATTATACTAAGCTATAA
- the mntA gene encoding type VII toxin-antitoxin system MntA family adenylyltransferase antitoxin — MTLIEKMISILKNYMISKENVKFAYLFGSYAENRERKDSDIDVAVYLSGIHEDDFFKYKLDLKTELEQIFKKTVDVVIMNNASPLLNHEVFKNGIIIKNSEPSILSQFRAKNFYYYIDQMYIINTYFKYTKEKIGMRLTDG; from the coding sequence ATGACGTTGATAGAAAAAATGATCTCAATTTTAAAAAATTATATGATTTCAAAGGAAAATGTAAAGTTCGCATATCTTTTTGGTTCGTATGCTGAAAACAGAGAAAGAAAAGATAGCGATATAGATGTAGCTGTATATCTGTCCGGTATCCATGAGGATGATTTTTTTAAGTATAAATTAGATCTGAAGACAGAGTTAGAACAGATATTTAAAAAAACCGTGGATGTAGTTATTATGAACAATGCTTCTCCTTTATTAAACCATGAAGTATTTAAAAACGGTATTATTATTAAGAACAGCGAGCCTTCTATTCTTTCCCAGTTTCGCGCTAAAAATTTTTATTATTACATTGACCAGATGTATATAATCAATACTTATTTCAAATATACTAAAGAAAAGATAGGGATGAGATTAACTGATGGTTAA
- a CDS encoding GlmL-related ornithine degradation protein: MRKVDVLIAEIGSTTTVVNAFDSVDKDPVFLGQGLAPTTVADGDVTIGLKNAVSDLESVLNETVSWDSMLATSSAAGGLKMTVHGLVYDMTVKAAKEAALGAGAVLHMVTAGELTPLDLEQIQKIRPNIILLAGGVDYGDKNTVIRNAYHLAGIEIDCPVIFAGNTAAAEDVKEILEREKIKVTVVENVYPRIDELNIEPTRRVIQKVFEEHIVKAPGMDKIRDMVSGHIIPTPGAVMNSAKLLKEAIGDLLVVDVGGATTDVHSVTPGSKEISKLLTAPEPEAKRTVEGDLGVYINAGNILKAVGEEKIREDLSVSHDEVARYISPIPGTAAEKAVSEYLTQKAVEIAVDRHAGELKYLYGPSGRITIAQGKDLTNVKWIIGTGGALTRLGKGMQILSSLLERKNPKKLFPGKDAQILIDKDYIMAPLGVLSMTNPKGALKLMAKSLGLEKIITSLTCA, encoded by the coding sequence ATGAGGAAAGTCGATGTTCTAATAGCGGAAATAGGCAGCACAACCACTGTAGTCAATGCATTCGACAGCGTAGATAAAGACCCTGTCTTTTTGGGACAGGGCCTTGCACCAACTACTGTCGCTGACGGGGATGTAACTATAGGGCTTAAAAATGCCGTTTCTGACCTGGAGTCGGTTTTAAATGAAACCGTATCATGGGACAGTATGCTCGCTACAAGCAGTGCCGCCGGCGGGTTGAAAATGACGGTCCACGGTCTTGTTTATGATATGACCGTAAAAGCGGCAAAAGAAGCAGCCCTTGGGGCCGGTGCCGTTCTCCATATGGTCACGGCAGGGGAATTAACTCCACTGGACCTGGAACAGATACAGAAGATAAGACCGAATATTATCCTCCTTGCAGGAGGAGTAGATTATGGAGACAAAAACACCGTTATCCGCAATGCGTATCATCTGGCCGGCATAGAGATAGATTGCCCCGTGATTTTTGCCGGAAATACAGCGGCAGCGGAAGACGTGAAAGAAATCCTCGAAAGGGAAAAAATAAAAGTTACAGTGGTAGAAAATGTATATCCCAGAATTGATGAACTGAATATAGAACCTACCCGGAGGGTAATTCAGAAGGTCTTTGAGGAACATATAGTAAAGGCCCCGGGAATGGATAAGATCAGAGACATGGTATCAGGGCATATAATACCCACTCCGGGTGCGGTGATGAATTCCGCCAAACTGTTAAAAGAGGCAATAGGAGACCTGCTTGTCGTAGATGTGGGAGGGGCAACAACCGATGTCCACTCCGTAACACCCGGTTCAAAAGAAATCAGCAAACTCCTCACTGCACCTGAACCTGAAGCCAAAAGGACCGTTGAGGGAGACCTGGGTGTATACATCAATGCGGGCAATATCCTGAAAGCCGTCGGTGAAGAGAAAATCAGAGAAGACTTATCTGTGAGCCACGATGAGGTTGCAAGATATATATCACCCATACCCGGGACTGCCGCTGAAAAAGCCGTATCGGAGTACCTCACTCAAAAGGCCGTTGAAATAGCCGTAGACAGACATGCAGGGGAATTGAAGTATCTTTACGGCCCTTCGGGCAGGATTACTATTGCACAGGGGAAGGACCTGACGAATGTAAAATGGATAATCGGAACGGGAGGGGCTCTTACCAGGCTGGGAAAGGGCATGCAAATCCTGTCATCTCTTTTAGAGAGAAAAAATCCTAAAAAACTTTTCCCGGGAAAAGATGCTCAAATACTGATAGATAAGGACTATATCATGGCGCCTTTAGGTGTTCTATCAATGACAAATCCCAAAGGGGCTTTAAAGCTCATGGCAAAAAGCCTCGGATTAGAAAAGATTATAACAAGTTTAACCTGTGCGTGA
- the oraE gene encoding D-ornithine 4,5-aminomutase subunit OraE: MKLEKDKKIDIKGLLKDLENYRPRRKGWHWREGVGKRKIGSFEYREVSENLKNSVPLPAAKYFNNIDPQPDCVITTEIASGRFEDDIRRMRMAAWHGADHMMVIRTAGQSHFDSLIEGTPEGVGGVPITRKQVRATRKALDMIEDEVGRPINFHSYISGVAGPEIAVMFAEEGVNGAHQDPQYNVLYRNVNMIRSFVDAAVAKKVMASAGMAQIDGAHNANATAREAWKVMPELMVQHAINSIFSLKVGIKKENICLSTVPPTAPPAPCMRMDLPYAVALRELFKGFKMRAQMNTRYMESCTREATVTHVLNLMISRLTSADIQSTITPDEGRNVPWHYNNINAVNTAKQALVGMDGLRDMVEIKRDGELGRAVRELKERAVLFMEEILEAGGYFNAVQQGFFVDSGFYPERNGDGIARDINGGIGAGTVVERDEDYMAPVCHHFGYNNLPEGLDKPCSLINECTLCNPEKIVFIDELDENDNVNVRLQETAEITEKGLIKPEVEWCGDGIISMNIFLPAEERTAEFAALEIAKKMGLEDAEVIHKQVMHPAEGTYVEVKGRVAFTIDPKTLKIPEAEEVLSEEEIREYLNKNKVKVVAATVGEDEHSVGMREIIDIKHGGLEKFGFECHYLGTSVPVGKVVDAAIELDADAVLISTIITHADIHRINMQKLNNLCIEKGIRDKVILIGGGTQVTNEIAVESGLDAGFGRGTKGIHVASFLVKKLKEVKAQ; encoded by the coding sequence GTGAAATTAGAAAAGGATAAAAAAATTGACATAAAAGGGCTCTTAAAAGACCTCGAAAATTACCGTCCACGAAGGAAGGGATGGCACTGGAGGGAAGGGGTCGGTAAAAGGAAGATCGGCAGCTTCGAATACAGGGAGGTTTCAGAAAACCTGAAAAACAGCGTACCCCTGCCGGCAGCCAAATACTTCAACAACATAGACCCGCAGCCGGATTGCGTTATAACCACTGAAATCGCATCGGGAAGGTTTGAAGATGACATCAGGAGGATGAGGATGGCTGCATGGCACGGTGCCGACCATATGATGGTAATCCGCACCGCCGGGCAGAGCCATTTTGACAGCCTCATCGAGGGTACTCCGGAAGGTGTGGGCGGGGTGCCGATAACAAGAAAACAGGTAAGGGCTACCAGAAAAGCCCTGGACATGATCGAGGATGAAGTGGGAAGACCTATCAACTTCCATTCATATATAAGCGGTGTTGCAGGGCCCGAGATTGCCGTGATGTTTGCAGAAGAGGGGGTTAACGGTGCACACCAGGACCCACAGTACAACGTATTGTACAGAAATGTAAACATGATCAGGTCTTTTGTTGATGCGGCAGTTGCAAAAAAGGTGATGGCGTCTGCCGGTATGGCCCAGATAGACGGGGCGCATAACGCTAATGCTACGGCCCGTGAAGCGTGGAAGGTCATGCCGGAACTCATGGTCCAGCACGCAATAAATTCAATATTTTCACTAAAAGTGGGGATTAAAAAGGAGAATATATGCCTTTCAACGGTACCGCCTACAGCCCCCCCTGCACCCTGCATGAGGATGGATTTACCCTATGCCGTTGCCCTAAGAGAGCTTTTCAAAGGCTTCAAAATGCGTGCCCAGATGAATACCCGGTATATGGAATCCTGCACAAGGGAAGCAACGGTGACCCACGTGCTGAATTTGATGATCTCCCGGCTTACAAGCGCCGACATCCAGAGCACCATAACACCCGATGAAGGAAGGAATGTACCCTGGCATTACAACAATATCAATGCCGTGAACACCGCAAAACAGGCCCTTGTAGGCATGGACGGGCTGCGTGATATGGTTGAAATAAAACGGGATGGCGAATTAGGCAGAGCGGTCCGCGAACTAAAAGAACGAGCTGTTCTCTTCATGGAAGAAATCCTTGAAGCCGGCGGATACTTCAATGCTGTGCAGCAGGGCTTTTTTGTCGATTCTGGTTTTTATCCGGAGAGAAACGGTGACGGAATAGCGAGGGATATAAACGGCGGTATAGGGGCAGGAACGGTGGTTGAAAGGGATGAAGACTATATGGCACCTGTCTGCCACCACTTCGGATATAATAACCTGCCTGAAGGGTTAGATAAACCGTGCAGCCTTATAAATGAATGCACGTTGTGCAACCCCGAAAAGATCGTTTTCATTGACGAACTGGATGAAAATGATAATGTTAACGTTCGGCTGCAGGAAACGGCTGAAATCACTGAAAAAGGTTTGATTAAGCCCGAGGTTGAATGGTGCGGGGATGGAATAATCAGCATGAATATCTTCCTGCCTGCTGAAGAAAGGACAGCTGAATTTGCGGCACTAGAAATTGCCAAAAAGATGGGCCTTGAAGATGCGGAAGTTATACACAAACAGGTAATGCATCCAGCAGAAGGGACTTATGTAGAGGTTAAAGGCAGAGTAGCATTTACCATAGATCCAAAAACACTAAAAATACCTGAAGCAGAAGAGGTCCTGTCAGAAGAAGAAATCAGGGAGTATCTGAACAAAAACAAAGTAAAAGTTGTAGCAGCTACTGTCGGTGAGGACGAACATTCAGTAGGTATGAGGGAAATAATCGACATTAAGCACGGAGGCCTGGAAAAATTCGGGTTTGAGTGCCATTATCTCGGGACTTCCGTACCCGTAGGAAAAGTGGTAGATGCTGCTATTGAATTAGACGCTGATGCCGTGCTGATAAGCACCATAATTACCCATGCCGACATACACAGGATCAATATGCAGAAATTAAATAACCTGTGCATAGAAAAAGGGATTAGAGATAAGGTAATTCTTATAGGGGGAGGAACTCAGGTAACCAACGAAATAGCCGTAGAATCCGGTCTTGATGCAGGTTTTGGGCGCGGGACTAAGGGCATCCATGTAGCAAGCTTTTTGGTTAAGAAGCTGAAAGAAGTAAAAGCTCAATAA
- a CDS encoding ornithine aminomutase subunit alpha has protein sequence MQRPDDFQERRRHLADLTEEELEKRFWELAEKIVDPLLDLAYKHTSPSIERSVLLRMGFSSLEANGIVDGCVKKGLLGKGAGHVVLKFAENRGIDYLEAGRLLAGEDGWDEVEALFQGGGAE, from the coding sequence ATGCAGAGACCAGATGACTTTCAGGAGAGGCGCAGGCATTTGGCAGACCTGACGGAGGAAGAACTGGAAAAACGTTTTTGGGAACTGGCTGAGAAGATAGTAGATCCCCTTTTAGATCTGGCCTATAAGCATACCTCACCTTCGATAGAACGTTCCGTCCTCCTGAGGATGGGCTTTTCGAGTCTTGAAGCTAACGGTATAGTGGACGGGTGTGTAAAGAAAGGCCTTCTGGGCAAAGGGGCAGGCCATGTTGTCCTTAAATTTGCTGAAAACAGAGGAATAGATTATTTAGAGGCAGGAAGGCTGCTCGCAGGGGAAGACGGTTGGGATGAAGTCGAAGCACTGTTTCAGGGAGGTGGTGCAGAGTGA
- the ortB gene encoding 2-amino-4-oxopentanoate thiolase subunit OrtB has product MTRDNSYQAVMARKNQIMKQAVGIDYSKYETGKVAFEYERMMEETGYTLEEIMEIQAQTGVGNTPLLELKNLTRLVRKLSPPGYGAKVYIKDEACNPSGSFKARRAAVSVYHAEKMGYKGVIAATSGNYGAAVASQAAMRGLKCIVVQEVFDSKGKGQPEIVEKGRKCEAYGAEVVQLTVGPELFYVFLRLLEETGYFNCSLYTPFAIAGIETLGYEIARQVKEREGRPPTAVVITHAGGGNLTGTARGLLKAGCPETKIIGASVNLEGLHMASDRDFNRKSFTTGHTGFGVPFATWPDRADVPRNAARPLRYMDRYVTVTQGDVFFMTEALAQLEGLERGPAGNTSLAAAFAIAREMKEDEILVVQETEYTGAGKHPTAQLTFAREQGVEVRTGDPADDKPGVRIIIPEHPGMIRVKDFDLNRLRRSYIKNCIENFKAERLEEADLKFLAEDTGTDIEFVKSVLEGE; this is encoded by the coding sequence GTGACTAGAGATAACAGCTATCAGGCAGTGATGGCACGAAAAAATCAGATAATGAAACAGGCCGTAGGGATTGATTACAGCAAATATGAAACAGGGAAGGTTGCCTTCGAATACGAAAGGATGATGGAGGAAACCGGCTATACATTGGAAGAAATCATGGAAATACAGGCTCAGACGGGTGTGGGGAATACTCCCCTGCTCGAGCTGAAAAACCTTACCAGACTTGTGCGAAAATTATCTCCTCCCGGTTACGGAGCAAAGGTCTATATAAAAGACGAAGCCTGCAACCCTTCAGGGAGCTTTAAAGCCAGGAGGGCGGCCGTATCGGTCTATCATGCTGAGAAAATGGGCTATAAAGGGGTGATAGCGGCTACGAGCGGAAATTACGGGGCTGCCGTTGCTTCGCAGGCAGCAATGCGGGGTTTGAAGTGTATAGTCGTCCAGGAGGTTTTCGACAGCAAAGGCAAAGGGCAGCCTGAAATCGTAGAAAAAGGCAGAAAATGCGAAGCATATGGGGCAGAAGTTGTTCAATTAACGGTGGGACCTGAACTGTTTTACGTCTTCTTGAGGCTGTTAGAGGAAACCGGTTATTTTAACTGTTCGCTGTACACCCCTTTTGCTATAGCGGGAATAGAGACCTTAGGGTATGAAATCGCCCGGCAGGTCAAAGAACGGGAAGGCAGACCTCCAACAGCAGTCGTTATAACCCATGCAGGCGGCGGAAACCTTACCGGTACCGCCCGGGGCCTATTGAAAGCGGGCTGTCCCGAAACCAAAATAATCGGCGCAAGTGTTAATCTGGAAGGGCTGCATATGGCAAGCGACAGGGACTTTAACAGAAAGTCCTTTACAACGGGGCACACGGGGTTTGGGGTCCCCTTTGCCACGTGGCCCGATAGGGCGGATGTCCCGAGGAATGCGGCAAGGCCGCTGAGATACATGGACAGATATGTAACCGTTACACAGGGGGACGTATTCTTCATGACGGAAGCTTTGGCACAGCTTGAGGGGCTCGAAAGAGGACCTGCAGGGAATACCTCACTTGCTGCAGCCTTTGCTATAGCCCGCGAAATGAAGGAAGATGAAATCCTGGTAGTACAGGAAACGGAATACACAGGGGCAGGTAAACACCCAACGGCCCAGCTCACATTTGCCAGAGAACAGGGAGTCGAAGTAAGGACGGGAGACCCGGCTGATGATAAGCCCGGCGTCAGGATCATCATCCCTGAACATCCCGGCATGATAAGGGTTAAAGACTTCGACCTGAACAGATTGAGAAGATCCTATATAAAGAATTGCATTGAGAACTTCAAGGCAGAGCGGCTGGAAGAAGCAGACCTGAAATTCCTTGCCGAAGATACCGGGACGGATATAGAATTTGTAAAAAGCGTTTTGGAGGGGGAATAA
- the ortA gene encoding 2-amino-4-oxopentanoate thiolase subunit OrtA produces MVQKGQWVEIHSIILKPFERAPQVPEDTGKVPLEMRVKGFLLHDAEIGETAEIKTLAGRKVRGRLIRENPEHGHDFGKPVRELLEIGPKLRALLKEGEARD; encoded by the coding sequence ATGGTACAGAAGGGCCAGTGGGTCGAAATCCACAGCATAATCCTGAAACCTTTTGAAAGAGCACCACAGGTGCCTGAGGATACAGGAAAAGTTCCGCTTGAGATGCGTGTAAAAGGCTTTTTGCTGCATGATGCCGAAATAGGTGAAACAGCAGAAATAAAAACGCTTGCGGGCAGAAAGGTTCGGGGCAGATTAATAAGGGAAAACCCCGAACACGGCCATGATTTCGGCAAACCGGTAAGGGAATTATTAGAAATAGGCCCCAAATTAAGAGCTCTCCTGAAGGAAGGTGAAGCCCGTGACTAG
- the ord gene encoding 2,4-diaminopentanoate dehydrogenase, which produces MTVKALILGMGAMGSGIAKMILEKEGIEITGVYASRASKHGKDLGEVLELGRQIGIRVSNDIDEVLGKEADIVLQATTSFTKEAFPQIEKALKAGKNVISIAEEMSYPAVANPELAERINELALENGVTVLGTGINPGFVLDSLIIMLTGSCINVTKIKAARINDLSPFGATVMKTQGVGTTVEQFNEGLKNGSIVGHIGFPESITLIADALGWKLDEIKETREPIISKTYRETSHVKVEPGMVAGCKHIGYGIKNGEAVITLEHPQQIHPGLEGVETGDYIWIEGTPNISMCIKPEIPGGIGTIATAVNMIPHVVDAAPGLTSMKDLPIPRAILGDIQKLVNRR; this is translated from the coding sequence ATGACAGTAAAAGCACTTATTTTAGGAATGGGTGCTATGGGAAGCGGTATAGCAAAGATGATTTTAGAAAAAGAAGGGATCGAAATCACAGGTGTATATGCAAGTAGGGCATCAAAGCACGGTAAGGACCTGGGGGAAGTACTGGAATTGGGGAGACAAATAGGAATCAGGGTATCAAATGATATTGACGAGGTATTGGGGAAGGAAGCTGATATTGTACTGCAGGCAACCACATCCTTCACAAAGGAAGCATTTCCGCAAATAGAAAAGGCATTAAAAGCGGGAAAAAACGTTATATCAATTGCTGAAGAAATGTCTTATCCTGCTGTAGCGAACCCCGAACTTGCCGAAAGGATCAATGAGCTTGCTTTGGAAAACGGAGTAACGGTCCTTGGGACGGGTATAAACCCCGGATTTGTTCTGGACTCGCTCATAATAATGCTGACAGGTTCATGCATCAATGTGACAAAGATAAAAGCGGCAAGGATAAACGACTTATCGCCCTTCGGAGCGACGGTGATGAAGACCCAGGGGGTAGGCACGACCGTGGAGCAATTTAATGAGGGATTAAAGAACGGAAGTATAGTGGGACATATTGGGTTCCCCGAGTCAATAACATTGATAGCAGATGCCCTCGGGTGGAAACTCGATGAAATAAAGGAAACGCGGGAACCGATAATTTCAAAAACCTACAGGGAGACCTCCCATGTTAAAGTAGAACCGGGTATGGTAGCAGGGTGCAAACATATCGGTTACGGGATTAAGAACGGAGAAGCTGTAATAACCCTGGAACACCCGCAGCAGATCCATCCGGGTTTGGAAGGGGTCGAAACAGGTGACTACATCTGGATCGAAGGCACTCCGAATATTTCAATGTGCATTAAACCGGAAATACCCGGCGGTATCGGCACTATAGCTACCGCGGTAAACATGATCCCCCATGTGGTAGATGCAGCCCCCGGGCTTACAAGCATGAAGGACCTGCCGATACCAAGGGCCATCCTTGGAGATATACAAAAACTGGTGAACAGGAGGTGA
- a CDS encoding zinc metalloprotease HtpX, with product MNKDFSQIINKIAGSCKLETKSGFFKTFKWLVLANAAVVLSLAIISGGALIAYSPFILLLGSVFPFISLLFSKSLAKKAHNIRIIDPETNDGYEKSLYEMVKSLCQKAGIEKIPEVGIYESSDMNAFATGPSKNQSLITFSSALLNNMDEKGIAAVAAHEIAHIVNGDMITMSIVQSVVNAFTLLITIPLSFIKIFALFSDQVDALAYLFISFVKFIITSIVLFLGNLVVMAFSRKREFEADKLAAYLLDKNYMIHALKILSQDTVTFPKEQKAYAAFKINAPSALFDIFSTHPSIERRIERLEKLEL from the coding sequence ATGAACAAGGATTTTAGTCAAATCATTAACAAAATAGCCGGAAGCTGTAAACTTGAAACAAAAAGCGGCTTTTTTAAAACATTTAAATGGTTGGTTTTAGCCAACGCAGCCGTTGTTTTATCATTGGCCATTATATCAGGTGGAGCACTAATAGCATACAGCCCTTTTATACTGCTGCTGGGAAGCGTTTTTCCATTTATCAGCCTTTTGTTTTCTAAGAGCCTGGCAAAAAAAGCTCATAATATTAGAATTATAGACCCTGAAACCAACGATGGCTATGAAAAGAGTTTGTATGAAATGGTTAAAAGTCTATGTCAAAAGGCAGGAATTGAAAAGATTCCAGAGGTTGGTATTTATGAAAGTTCTGATATGAATGCTTTTGCTACTGGCCCCAGCAAAAACCAATCCTTAATAACCTTCAGCAGTGCTTTGCTGAATAATATGGACGAAAAGGGAATTGCTGCAGTGGCTGCCCATGAAATTGCACATATTGTAAATGGTGATATGATCACTATGTCAATAGTGCAAAGTGTAGTTAATGCCTTTACGCTATTGATAACCATACCCCTTTCTTTTATTAAGATTTTTGCCCTTTTCTCCGATCAGGTGGACGCTCTTGCGTATTTATTTATTTCTTTTGTGAAATTTATAATTACCAGCATTGTTTTATTCTTGGGTAATTTGGTTGTTATGGCTTTCTCAAGAAAAAGGGAATTTGAGGCAGATAAGCTCGCAGCTTATCTATTGGATAAAAACTATATGATACATGCTTTAAAAATTCTTAGTCAAGATACAGTTACTTTCCCAAAAGAACAAAAGGCTTATGCTGCCTTTAAAATAAATGCTCCATCAGCACTGTTTGATATATTCTCAACTCATCCTTCCATAGAGCGAAGAATAGAAAGGTTAGAAAAGTTAGAATTATAA